The stretch of DNA ATAAACAAACTTGCTTAAAACAGGCTCTTCCAGTAAATAGAAGGCTGTCCTTAGATCCTAGAGGTGGCCTTCCTGCCAACTGGTGTCCCCAGCCAGCCCTGGCCTCATTTGGGCGCCACATTCTGTTTACTTGATGGCAGCCCAAGGGCTGTACAGTTAGGGGCTGGAGCCTGGGGTCTCGCCACCTGCTCTTAGCAGCACCAGTCATTTCCCATTTCTCTGAAGCTCTTGGGCCCTAGAGAAGGAGCAGCCATGTCTGGGAGAACATTTTTCCCTCACTGTCTCcccagccctcttctcacagcacCCCCAGAGGGATGGGACAGCCACCACATTGGGCTGGGAGCATTACTGACACTGCCCAGCGGTGTGTGTAGAGACGAGATGGGCCATAAGTCAGCAGTTCTAACAATGGCTCAACTACGAAATTTGAAAACCATTTCAAATGACTGACTCATCAGCAGCTTTCAGGCTTTCTCTGTTCCTCGCTGGTATTCCAACACGCTTTCTTGAGGTAGAGAGGCAGGTGGCCACACACCATGGGGCTTACCAGTGGGAGCATACTCATGTTCACTcctccaaaaaatatttatggccttaatatgtgccaagcacagtgctAGGCAGGAGAGGCCAACAAGGCATGACCCCGCCTTTGTGCATTCCAGCAAGGAGACAGATTAGACAATTAATGACACAGAAAGCTCCTCACTGGCTaagtgccagaaaaaaaaaagcctatggtGCTATGAAAGTGTGCAATGGCAGGTCTCACCTGGTCCAGGAACAACTGAGCCAAGGATGGGACATTTGAGCAAAAACACAGATTAGTGTCATCTCTCATCAATGTGTTGTCAAACAAGGTTGAGAACTTCTGCTCTCAGGACACCATGCCCTGAGCACTGAGGCTGGTGTGGAACTGGGCTGACAGAGAAGGGAAGACATAGTGAACAGACAAAACATGTCCTCCCTGCCTGAGCCGTCcacacccacacccccacccccacggTTCCAGAATTCCTGGACAGTGTGGCTGCCATCTATGAGGACCTGCTGTCAGGCAAGAACCCCAACACAGTGATTGTGCCGACGTCGTCCAGTGGGCAGCACCGCCAACGACCTGCCTTGGGCGGGGCCGGCACGCTGGAGGGCGTGGAGGCGTCGCTGTTCTACCAGTGTCTGGAAAACCTGTGTGATCGGCACAAGTACAGGTGAGGAACGGGCAtgcagcccccagccccccagccccaggGGGTCGGACTGCTGGCTGCGGAACAGAGCTCCGCAGGATGTTCTGCGCGGCCCAGGCATTCTAGGGCCCTTGCTGGTCATAATGTAACAGTGCCATTTGCCCCCAAACCAGTTGTTGACTGAAAGGCTCTCAATTAGCTCACTTCAAAAGGACTGCTTTCACTCAGGCAAGACCACTGTAGTTGACCAATTTACTGGGTGACAGACTGGCCTTAACAttttagagagaaggaaagagtacTCCTTGTATAAAACTTTTCTACACAAAGAGAGGGGTAAGCTGTCCTGTGTGGCACAAGTACCCTTAGGGACTGAGCAACAGGTTTGGTTTCCCGTAGCCAtttcccacccccactccccaccccggTGAAAGCACCAGTTAGTGAACATGCCAGCCCCTCCTGACCATAGTGAAGGCCTGATCCCCCAGGGCCTTGGGGCTCCCAAGGCAGGTCCCTGGCTTGGCTGTGGGTATCCTCATGAACCTGAAAGTATGGATGCAGAGGTGGCCCTGAGGCTGGCTAGGCTCTGAATGTGGCATCTCTCCTTCTTAGCTGCCCACCCCCAGCACTTGTCAAAGAGGCCCTCAGCAATGTTCAGAGACTGACCTTCTATGGATTCCTCATGGCTCTCTCAAAGCACCGTGGAATCAACCAAGCCCTCGGTAAGTCAGAGCTAAGCAGCCGTCAGCCTCTCCTGCCGCACAACACAGGGAGCAGCTGGCCTCTGTTAGCAACACGGCTCCAGAGGGGAAGGGGCATCACCATctctgccttgacttcccagggcCGGACTCAATCCCAGGGAGCAGGAATATGGCGACAAAACATGGCTCTTACACATTCCCATGGTAGGGGACAGCCCTCCCTGCCTGCAGCCCTGCCCCAACATGAAACCACCTCCCCATAGCAGAAGCGCCCAGCCCCTCCTCAGAGAACCCCAGCTCTGCTTTGGGGAGCAGCCTGCAGGTCGGGCAGACACAGGACTATTTACTCAGTGACGCTAGAGATTATATATCAAAGAGACCTGAATCCCATTTATAAACAAGGCACAGGTGTGTCTGCGGAGACCTTTTTtccaagctgaaaaaaaaaatctgattaatctgaaagggagaaaaacaaaagtaggGGAAGTCTGCAGTGGCCCAGTTTTTCCTGCCTGCTGTTTTTTTTCACTGAGCCTTCTCCACCCACCCCACTGTTCCTCCTCCCACAGCCACTGCTCTCCTAAGAGAAGAGCCAGTAAGCCTCCATTCTACTACAgtttaaggttttttgttttttgttttattttgggacagagtctcgctctgttgcccaggctggagtgctgtgtacaatctcagctcactgcagcctcgacctcccgggctcaagtgatgctctcacctcagcctccctagtagctgggactacaggcatgcgccaccatcctggaaaatttttgtgttttttgtacagactgggtttcaccatgttgcccaggctggtttcaaactcctgggctcaagggatcccctcACCTTgctctcccaaagtactgggattacagttgtgagccactacgcccagcaaGGAGTTCTTTTTTGTGTCTCGAGAGATCCTCCTGCTGTGCTTGGGATCCCAGGTGCCTGAGTCTCAAGGAAAAGACACACAGCATCCCCCTTCCTTTTGCCAGTTGAGGGAATGGGATTAAGGGAAGGAAAGTTAACATTCACTAAATGCCAACCACAGCAGGCTAAGTACTGTGCTggatgctttatattttttatcttacacAATATACAGTTAGCCAGGGATGCTCTGGGATACACAAGCACAAACCCCAGCAGGCTGAACTGCATGCCACCCACAGCCTGGTTATTCTGAGTCAGTGCTTGGGGCATGCACAGGTCTGGGGAGCCCTCAACTGAAGTTGGTAGCCAAGGTTACCCACTGGACTAAGACTAGAAAGGAGGCAATtgacaggccaggcgtggtgcctcacgcctgtaatcccagcactttgggaggctgaggcaggtggatcacctaaggtcaggagttcaagaccagcctgaccaacatggtgaaaccccatcactactgaaaatacaaaaattagctgggtatagtggcccgcacctgtaatcccagctactcgggaggctgaggcatgagaatcggttgagcccagaaggcggaggttgcggtgagccgagatcacgccattgcacgccagcctgtgcgacagagcaagacagtctcaaaaaagaaaaaaaaaacaaaaacaggcgaGAGTCAGGAATCAAGAGTAAGGGGGAGGCGGGTGGGATCTGCCCTGGTGTTCTTTCATACTCCTCGTTATGACCACTCTTTCTTCCCACCAGTAGCAGCCACTAGGAAGGAGAAGCCAATTAGCAACTGGGTCACAGCCTGAAGTAACCTCATCCCCCTTTTCTAAGGGCCTTTAAAAAGgacactggctgggtgtggtggctcacgcctgtaatcccaacactttgggaggccgaggcggcggatcacctgaggtcaggagttcgagaccagcctggccaacatggagaaaccccgtctctactgaaaatacaaaattagccagttgtggtggcacatgcctgtaattcctgctactggggaggctgagacagaagaatcacttgaaccagggaggcggaggttgcagtgagccaagatcgcatcattgcatttcagcctggacaacaagagcgaaactccatcaaataaataaacactaatagccagacatggtggctccacctgtaatcccagcatttggggaggctaaagcaagaggattgcttgagcccaggagttaatgaccagcctgggcaatatagggagaacCCCgtctctttagaaaaaaaacaaaaattagctgggtgtggtggcatgtaccatTGGtctcagctacgcaggaggctgaggtgggaagatcgcttgggcatgggaggtcgaggctgcagtgagccatgatcactgcactccagcctgggtgacaaagcaaaactctgtctcaaaaaaaaaaaaaaaaaaaaagtcactctcATTCAACCACTTTTACTGCACACTAACATTGGGTGGTTGGATGGAATGGGAGACAGAAAGAAGCATGTGGTCTCAGGCCTCACCTGCATCTCCAGCGTATGAAATAGAAATCCGGAGATACACTGGTTGACGCGTCACGGAGGTCAGCCCTGTTCCCTTAGTCCCCAGGGCACCCCACAAATGAGAGGGTTCTATGAGATGTACTTTGAAAACCACTAACTTAGGGCAAGAGGGGCCAGGAGGCATCATCTGAAAAAGATTTGGAAAAAGGGGAAATCTGCCTGTGCCGGGTTAATTCTGGCCCTGACCCAGCCTTCTCCTCTTGCCCCTGGGATCCTCCTTGGAGAAGCAgaggcagcattttttttttaaccatctgtCTCCAAAGTGGGGTCATCCTGATTTAGGGACACAAAATTAGGTAATGTCTGACCTTTGGGCTTAGCCTGGACCATATCCTTTTCAGCCCAGTACCTGAGGCCTCAAGAAGGAACTCAACTCCCAGCACCAGGTCACAACCACCACCTGGTGTTGGAAGGGGATCACCACACTCCTTGGCTGTGGTGTCTGCCCCAGGCAGGGAAAGTAGGCAGTGGGATTCAATAAATGTATCAAGCAACAGCGAGCACCTTCCTGCTCCGTGACTGTTCTTGGCCCCTCTAGCAGTCCTCAGATCTTTAGATCGGCCCTCGCAGGGTCAGCAGAACAGGCAGCCGTGAAGGTGAGGGGCATGGAGGAATCTGTTGCCTGGCTGAAGGGCCCTCAGATTAACTACTGTGCCCCCAATGATCTCCTAGGAGCTTTGCCTGACAAGGGGGATCTGATGCACGACCCAGCAATGGATGAAGAGCTGGAACGGCTGTAAGTGTCAAGTGGGAGGATACTGCCCCCTTGTGGGGGCCAGACGGGTCGGACACGGCTGTGCCCCATCTGGGGCCAACACCACTTGTCTGTAACATCCCACATCTGCCAGGGAAGGGTCTGGGGGCCAGTGGAGGCCTGAGGTGTCCCTCCCTCTGAGTCCTTTGGGGGCTGCAGCCCAGGGGTTTACCCTAGTGTTAAGAGTGGGCATGGAGGCCCTGCTCTCTGTACAGGAGGCCTCTCGCTGCCCTCCAGGCTTCTTCCCTTCTTCAGGCTGGCCCAGGTCCCAGGCCTGGTCAACTCGGTCACAGCCAGTCCAGAGGCCAGTTGCCTGCCTTCCCGGACCCCTCCCCGGGTTGGCTCTCCCTGGAGACCTCTCCATCATTCCCGAAAAGTGGATGGAGAGAGTGATGGCTCCACTGAAGAGACAGACGAGTCGGAGACTTGAGGAGTCCAAAGGGTCCTGCCCACAGCGCCCTGTACCTGCTCCCACCCAGCCCTTGGTGTGCCCACCCAgcctcctctccagcaccttgCTGTGCTGCCCTCTGCTGCTGACAAGGTGAATAACAGCCCCAAGACCAGCCAGAGGGGCTCTGATGATCAGCCCAGCCAGTGGCCCCGGAAGGTGAATGGCCTGCTCTCCCTGGCCCTATCAGCCTGTGAACTTCACTTAGGCCCCAAGCTGACAGACTGTGCTGAGGCCACCTTGTCACGCCGTAGCCTGTTAGTCCTCCTAACCTCTTAAGAGCAGTCTCTTCTGAGCCAGCCTCTGCGGGTCCCCCAATAAGGTTCATCTCCTCACAGCAACTCCATTAAGGGGGAGAACCCGAATAGCCACGCAGGGCCTTGCACCATCAAGGGTGACACCTGCGACGCAAGTACCAGGAGGACATAACCGCTGTGGCCTGTTGGAGAACAGCCAGTAGCCTTGGTAATATGAAGGGTGGGCCAGAAGATGATTTCACTTGCAAAAACTGCTTCAAGTCTTGACCCCTTTGTGTCTAATAGCTAAACAAACATGTGAAACGAATAAAAAGTCCCTCATGTCTGGTAACTGGTGAGTCTAAAGCTCCTAGgctgaggggagaagggagagggggagTTTGGGTTTTCGGTGCTTTTCTGGTAGGACTAGGAGGTAGGCCAGTGGCCCACTCAGACCTGGGGACCTGCCTCAGACAACGAGCAGAGGGGCCTAGCTTCGCACAAGAGCAACCTTCCAGAGGAAAAGTGCTCACAGCTGGAACGGCCTTCAGGAAACAGGTTCAGAGGGTTCAAGGCCAGGTTCCCATAACTTTAAAGACCGTGGCCATAAAGGGTTAATACTGCACAGCCTTCCAGCCAGGGTTTCAGTCAACATTTGCCAAGCACCTGCTTGGGGTTAGAACAGTGGGATGCAGCTgtgaaagacagacagacacagccTGGGGCAGACACATCCCAGCCAAGACTGGAGGCAGGTAAGGACGAGTGTCTTCAACTTCTTTGGATTGAGGGCTGAAGGGGCGGGGTCCCCCAGAAAGCAAAACCCACCCAGAAGCCCAAGCAGAACAGGACTGCCTCCTCTGAAGGTGGATGTCACCACTACTAGGCATACACATTTCCTTGGGCTCATCCCTACCCAGAACGGATCATTACAGGAACTGCCTCCCAAACCCCTGCAGAGCTGAGGCCAAGACTAGGCATTCCAGCCCCGAAGCTGCTccaggatgcagtggctcattgcctgtaatcccagcactttgggaggccaaggtgggccaactgcttgagcccaggagttcaggaccaccctgggaaacatagtaggaccctatctctacaaaataaccttagccaggcatggtagcttgcacctgtagtcccagctacttgggagacccgaggtagatcacttgaacccaggaggttgaggctgcagtgagccatgatcgtgccactgcactcccgtctgAGTGactgacagaatgagaccatcttaaaaaaaaaaaaaaaaaaaagctcaggctGCGTGATGAGCTCTGTAGGCCCACAATGATGCACAGCCCATAAGAGACATGGTTCTCAAATCCTGGTGTCCTCAGAATCACAGGAAAGCCTACTGACGATGCAAATTACCAAGCTCCAGAGAGTCTAACTCTATCAACTTGGGATGGAGTCCAGAAATTCCAGATGATCCCAAAGCTGAATGAGTCCCAAACCTACACTCTGCAAATCCCTGGCTTACAGCCCCCTGGCTCCCTCTGCCCATCCTTTCTAATCATCCACTTCCCAGACCAGTGGTCTGTAACTACCGTGAGGACTCCTAAGGTGGCACAGAGATGTTTCAGAAGCCCCCAAGAGAAAGGGGTGGCCAAGCTAAGGatttacacacaaacacacacctttTCTTCCCTAAATTTAAAGGGTCCCATTAACGTCtaagagtatgtgtgtgtatgtatatatatgtaattttttcttttttgagacagggtctcactttatcacccaagctggggtgcagtggcgcgatctagtctcactgcaacctctgcctcccgggttcaagtgacttctgcttcagcctcctgagtagctaggattacaggcatgcaccacaccgCCCccaccccgctaattttgtatttttagtagaaatggggtctcaccatgttggccaggctggtttcaaactcctagcctcaagtgatccacccgcctcagcctcccaaagtgctgggatgacagccatgagccactgtacccggcgttaaatatttcttaaactccACTGAAACCCATCCCCAGTCAAGCCTACTGCCGTGACAAGGGGCAGGACTGCTGAGGTTGCTCGCTCGCCCTCAGCCAGCGAGTTAAAGGGCCAACTAATGCCAGCTCTTTCCTCTGCGTGCCACAGGGTGGTGAGGTCGAAGCTGCACCGGACCTCACGGCAGCACAGAGCCAAGGAGCCAGGGGCCTTTGGCTttcagagaagagagaagcaggaggccctggagagagtGTCCTCAGCTTCGGTACCGACGCCCTACCATTACCGGTGGGAGCCCAGAGAGTGAGGCCAGGGGCCGGCACTGGGCAGGGAGGCAGGATCCAGAGGACACTGCTTCACTCAGACCAACAGGGAGCCAGGCCCTGCAGGGGCTTTATTTTGACACCACTTTGTTTCAATACAAACAGTCCAGAAAGAAAGTCAAGTCcctctgggggaggggcaaggggAAGAGTGGTCTGTGTTGCTTGGGAGCCCAACCTACAACCCAAAGGTGGGGGCTGGGCTGAGACTGCCGGTGCGGCAGGGGAAGATGGCACCAAGAATGACAGTGCTTGGCTCAGCTGCCAGAGGGTGAGGCCCACAGCTCTCACTGGCGGGTGCTGTCCAGGCCAAGCCCAGAATGATGCAGAGGAAGGAGCTCAGCCCCAggagcctgcctctgcctctcacatCCTCTGCTTCCCTGGCCAGCATCAAGCTCACAGCATCCAGAGTCGAATCACAGCAGACAAGACCCTCCATGGCCACCAACCCGGGGAAGAAGGGATAAAGAATGTCACAGAGGGTCCTGCATTCCACAGCAGATGGTACAGAGGGACCCTGAGACACCCTGAAACAATCTTCCAAGTGCTTACTGTAGAAAGGGGTGGTGAGACGGGAGAACCCAAGGGTCTCCGGTCTGATCCCAAATGAAACCTTTAGGTACCAGGTAAAGTTTCCAGCCCTTGGTAACGCCCAGACAAAGGTCCTTCCCCTCTCCTGGCACCCAGAAGAGGCcact from Homo sapiens chromosome 11, GRCh38.p14 Primary Assembly encodes:
- the CSTPP1 gene encoding centriolar satellite-associated tubulin polyglutamylase complex regulator 1 isoform 4 (isoform 4 is encoded by transcript variant 4), whose product is MLSPERLALPDYEYLAQRHVLTYMEDAVCQLLENREDISQYGIARFFTEYFNSVCQGTHILFREFSFVQATPHNRVSFLRAFWRCFRTVGKNGDLLTMKEYHCLLQLLCPDFPLELTQKAARIVLMDDAMDCLMSFSDFLFAFQIQFYYSEFLDSVAAIYEDLLSGKNPNTVIVPTSSSGQHRQRPALGGAGTLEGVEASLFYQCLENLCDRHKYSCPPPALVKEALSNVQRLTFYGFLMALSKHRGINQALGALPDKGDLMHDPAMDEELERLVVRSKLHRTSRQHRAKEPGAFGFQRREKQEALERVSSASVPTPYHYRWEPRE
- the CSTPP1 gene encoding centriolar satellite-associated tubulin polyglutamylase complex regulator 1 isoform 3 (isoform 3 is encoded by transcript variant 3), encoding MLSPERLALPDYEYLAQRHVLTYMEDAVCQLLENREDISQYGIARFFTEYFNSVCQGTHILFREFSFVQATPHNRVSFLRAFWRCFRTVGKNGDLLTMKEYHCLLQLLCPDFPLELTQKAARIVLMDDAMDCLMSFSDFLFAFQIQFYYSEFLDSVAAIYEDLLSGKNPNTVIVPTSSSGQHRQRPALGGAGTLEGVEASLFYQCLENLCDRHKYSCPPPALVKEALSNVQRLTFYGFLMALSKHRGINQALGALPDKGDLMHDPAMDEELERLLAQVPGLVNSVTASPEASCLPSRTPPRVGSPWRPLHHSRKVDGESDGSTEETDESET
- the CSTPP1 gene encoding centriolar satellite-associated tubulin polyglutamylase complex regulator 1 isoform 2 (isoform 2 is encoded by transcript variant 2), which encodes MLSPERLALPDYEYLAQRHVLTYMEDAVCQLLENREDISQYGIARFFTEYFNSVCQGTHILFREFSFVQATPHNRVSFLRAFWRCFRTVGKNGDLLTMKEYHCLLQLLCPDFPLELTQKAARIVLMDDAMDCLMSFSDFLFAFQIQFYYSEFLDSVAAIYEDLLSGKNPNTVIVPTSSSGQHRQRPALGGAGTLEGVEASLFYQCLENLCDRHKYSCPPPALVKEALSNVQRLTFYGFLMALSKHRGINQALGALPDKGDLMHDPAMDEELERLLLPFFRLAQVPGLVNSVTASPEASCLPSRTPPRVGSPWRPLHHSRKVDGESDGSTEETDESET
- the CSTPP1 gene encoding centriolar satellite-associated tubulin polyglutamylase complex regulator 1 isoform 5 (isoform 5 is encoded by transcript variant 5), yielding MATERDGNLGSGSRRAGALKPPRSKDAESGAPSPTGLRVSGFNSVCQGTHILFREFSFVQATPHNRVSFLRAFWRCFRTVGKNGDLLTMKEYHCLLQLLCPDFPLELTQKAARIVLMDDAMDCLMSFSDFLFAFQIQFYYSEFLDSVAAIYEDLLSGKNPNTVIVPTSSSGQHRQRPALGGAGTLEGVEASLFYQCLENLCDRHKYSCPPPALVKEALSNVQRLTFYGFLMALSKHRGINQALGALPDKGDLMHDPAMDEELERLLAQVPGLVNSVTASPEASCLPSRTPPRVGSPWRPLHHSRKVDGESDGSTEETDESET